Genomic DNA from Hordeum vulgare subsp. vulgare chromosome 2H, MorexV3_pseudomolecules_assembly, whole genome shotgun sequence:
GATAATCACCAGTGTATCAAAACCACGCCGCTCGGCGCGCCTGAAGTGGCCCCTCGCCCAAAGCCACCATTCCGTCAATGTATCTTGAGGCTCCGTAGTCCTGATTTGGATGTTGAGCTCTTGGAGACCTAAGTACCACACCTCTCTTGCGTATACACATTGGATCAGAATGTGCTCGATATTGTCTTGGTCGTGGAGGCAAATGAAACAAGGAGAGGGGTGATCTTGCAATCCATGTCTGGCGCGGCGATCCGAGGTCCATAAACGTCGTTGTGCGGCCAACCAAGCAAAGATTTTGCACCTAAGGGGTGCCCAGCTCCTCCAAATACACTTCGCAAAGGGGGCCCTCTCCAAGCCAGTGCACAGCCTTTGGTAGGTAGATCTCGCCGTGTACAGTCCTAATTTGTCGCAGGGCCACGAGAAGGCGTCCGGCGTCTGCACGTCCCTCTGCACAGATCCAATCGCGTGCATCAGATGCATAAGTTGGAGTTGGGCCGTGAAGGAGACGTTGCCATGTATGTCCTGGAGCCATCTATTGTTAGTCAGAGCCTCCAGAACCGTCCTCCGATTGCGCCTGCGAGTATCTACGCTGCTATGAATCAGCGGTGCGATGTCAAAGATCGCAAACCCATGAATCCATCTATCCCTCCAGAATAGCACACGGCTTCCAACGCCTACCTTGATCAGCAGCAGGCTGTCGAACACCTGCCTAAGAAAGATAATAGTTTAATTACTACACCGTCGACATTTTCCTTTCAAAAATGGTCGTTGAATTGCTTACCAATGTACAAATAATTCTTTTACAATCAATTATCATATAAATAATATTTCAGACCTTGGGACATTatagaaaattcatatcaaaattataagtttacGGTTCTCTCAAATAAACAACTTTCAACTTTTCCACAATTCTCACCTCACAACATCTTTCTTAGCTTGCATATGATTATTCCGAATCTAAAACTCAATCAAACACACCCTAAGTCCATCGTATTTTTCCACCTCCAAGATCAAATAGCAAGCAAAATTTGCATCAAAGGGTGAGTGCTTAGCCGAAGGTAACACCGTTAAACTTTGTAGCCCCCTAAGCAACGGTGAGATCTTTATTTTGAAAGTTTTAGAAGTACTATTTTCTAGACGCATCATCACGTAGGTCTAGCAGCAGGGAGATGTTACGGTAGCTTGCAACATATGCAGCGGCGGTGCAGGAAGAGGCAAGATGGGACGGCAACGGTGGCATAGACGCTTTTCACGAGCTTGAGCACGATATAGCGAAGTCTTGGATCTTGTTGACGTAGATCGAGCTAAACATTTATATTCTGAAAACATATAAACACTTTTGTGAATACTGATTTCTGCACCCCAAGCTCATCTTCCTTGTAAGAAAAAacagtttttttatatattttcaatTTTACTGTTTATGAGCCGGGTTTTTTTGGACGGAAAAATAAGCTATCTCTTTccaaattttaaaaataagttGTTTCTTAAATTTGTTGAGACTTTTAAATTAGTAATTCTATAACTAGTTCATAAGCCTCATTAAATGCGATAGACGATTTATGAGTAGAACTAAAAAGGAGACGGCTTAATTTTTAACCTGCTAAAAGAACTAACCAGATGAGCTCCGGAGCCATTTTCGTGGCTCTCACAGttttttttttgtcttttttatgggactttgttgttattgttgaggaCTACATTTAAATACTTCCTTCATTctgaaatataagtctttttaaaaattTATTAAAGGCTATGTATGGAGTAAATAAATAAATCTATACTCTATAATATGTCTTACATCCGTATATAATGTTTTAGTAGAacctttaaaaaaacttatatttaaaaacgaagtgaGTAGATGGAAAGGCCCGCTTAAAATATCAGCAGCCCATGTACACATGGTGGTCTCTTCTCGACGGACGGACGTGTATGCATGTTCGTTTATTTTTTTTGGATCGatatcttttttattttctgaAAGGATCAGAAATACGCTTAGCTTTACCTCTACGCGACGTATGGCTGTACAAATACGAGGTAGACAATACGTATACGTACGTATCTCTACCGCTACAGCCGTTCTCGCGAAAGCAAACCCTAGCGCTCTCGCGAAAAGCTCCTCGATCCATCTCCATGGCGCCGTCGGCTTCCGACGTCCTGCGCCTCGACGGCAACGGGAACCCGAGGACGCTCCGCCTCTTCGCGTCGCTCGTGGAAGCCGAGTCCCGCCGCTTCGCCTCCTCTGCCGCCTCCCAACCCGCCGAGAACGACCTCGTCCGGGCGTTCCGCGGCGGCGCGACCCCGACCATCCCCATCGTCGAGTTCCTCGAGCGTCTCCAGCGCTGCAACTACTTGTTCGATAGCGCCGTCTACGTCCTCGCGGCGGCGTACCTCGCGCTCTTCATGCGCAGCCCCGCCGCGCTCGAGGCGGGGATCGTCGTGGAGCCGGCCACGGCGCACCGTCTGGTTTCCGTGGCGGTCCTGATCGGCGCCAAGTTCGTCAGCCCGAGGTACTTCGAGAGGCGGGTGGAATCGTTCCAGATCTGCTCGGGCCAGTCCATCCGGTCCAGCGAGATGTGCCCGCTGGAGTTGCTGTTCCTACGCGCCCTCAACTACCGCCTCTTCATCGCCGACGAAGAATTCCAGCGCTTCT
This window encodes:
- the LOC123429879 gene encoding uncharacterized protein LOC123429879, which translates into the protein MAPSASDVLRLDGNGNPRTLRLFASLVEAESRRFASSAASQPAENDLVRAFRGGATPTIPIVEFLERLQRCNYLFDSAVYVLAAAYLALFMRSPAALEAGIVVEPATAHRLVSVAVLIGAKFVSPRYFERRVESFQICSGQSIRSSEMCPLELLFLRALNYRLFIADEEFQRFFRILERRPAPARSSLACGATKRKAQDEEEPRRVRACQLAARYGISGFFNRS